From the Gallaecimonas mangrovi genome, one window contains:
- the mdcC gene encoding malonate decarboxylase acyl carrier protein yields METFELTVDAKPQPLGRALVGCVASGDLEVMIEPNNANQAQLLITSNCANRRRWQHIVAAIAASQTLPAMRMDIHDFAATPGVIRLRIEQALAQAKEEATHGA; encoded by the coding sequence ATGGAAACCTTCGAATTAACTGTCGATGCCAAACCGCAACCGCTGGGCCGCGCCTTGGTGGGCTGCGTCGCCTCTGGCGATTTAGAAGTGATGATTGAGCCGAACAATGCCAATCAGGCACAACTGCTAATCACCAGTAACTGTGCAAACCGCCGGCGCTGGCAACACATCGTCGCCGCCATTGCCGCCAGCCAAACCCTGCCGGCGATGCGCATGGATATTCATGATTTTGCTGCCACCCCTGGGGTTATTCGCTTGCGCATTGAACAAGCCCTTGCACAGGCCAAAGAGGAGGCAACCCATGGCGCATAA
- a CDS encoding triphosphoribosyl-dephospho-CoA synthase has protein sequence MKALAISGAQHKAYLARWALEAEAELTPKPALVDRRSSGAHGDMNIALMQRSARTLEPWFTKMAALTGPRNSDFRAALGLLGREAEAEMLAETGGINTHRGAIWALGLLLAAEGDTPKALLASAANLARLEDPFMPARPASHGEQAVARFGISGAKAQAQAGFPQIHNQGLPVLRQSRQRGDIEAYARLNSLLAIMSALTDTCVLYRAGIKGQNAMQQGALAVLDAGGAGTFAGRRALTHLDNRLLALNASAGGAADLLAATLLTDALCPEQEG, from the coding sequence ATGAAAGCCCTCGCTATTAGCGGCGCGCAGCATAAAGCCTATCTGGCGCGCTGGGCCCTGGAAGCCGAAGCCGAACTCACCCCTAAACCGGCGCTGGTGGACCGGCGCTCAAGCGGTGCCCACGGCGACATGAACATCGCCCTGATGCAGCGCTCGGCCCGCACTCTTGAGCCCTGGTTTACCAAAATGGCAGCCTTAACCGGCCCCCGGAACAGTGATTTTCGGGCAGCCTTGGGCCTGTTGGGCCGCGAAGCAGAAGCGGAGATGCTGGCCGAAACCGGCGGCATTAACACCCACCGCGGCGCGATTTGGGCCTTGGGTTTGTTGCTGGCAGCCGAAGGCGACACCCCTAAGGCCTTACTGGCCTCGGCCGCCAACCTGGCCCGGTTAGAAGACCCCTTTATGCCAGCCCGGCCTGCCAGTCATGGCGAACAAGCGGTGGCCCGGTTTGGTATTAGTGGCGCTAAGGCGCAGGCCCAGGCCGGTTTTCCGCAAATACATAACCAAGGCCTGCCGGTACTGAGGCAAAGCCGCCAGCGCGGCGACATTGAAGCCTACGCCCGTCTCAATAGCCTGCTGGCGATCATGAGTGCCCTCACCGACACCTGCGTGTTGTACCGTGCTGGCATCAAGGGCCAAAACGCCATGCAGCAAGGAGCCTTGGCGGTACTGGACGCTGGCGGCGCTGGCACCTTTGCTGGCCGCCGCGCCTTAACACACCTTGATAACCGCCTTTTAGCCTTAAACGCCTCGGCCGGGGGCGCTGCCGATCTGCTGGCCGCCACCCTACTCACCGACGCCCTTTGCCCAGAACAGGAGGGGTAA
- the mdcA gene encoding malonate decarboxylase subunit alpha, protein MQANTQRNWCSHRQEKARRLSQVNHFSQGKVIATEQIVDALELLLEPGDKVVLEGNNQKQADFLSRSLGQVDSSKVHDLHMVMPSVGRPEHLDLFEKGVARKLDFSFSGPQSLRIGQLMEDGLLEVGAIHTYIELYARLYVDLIPKVALLAGFKADRQGNIYTGPSTEDTPALVEAAAFKDGIVIFQVNEIVDDVSELPRVDIPADWVDLIVLADKPFYIEPLFTRDPRLITDVHVLMAMMAIKGIYARHQVQSLNHGIGFNTAAIELLLPTYGEQLGLKGKICRNWTLNPHPTLIPAIESGWVESVHCFGTELGMEDYVAARPDVFFTGRDGSLRSNRAFCQLAGQYAVDMFIGATLQVDGDGNSSTVTRGRVAGFGGAPNMGHDPGGRRHATPAWLDMRPDQHPLTKGKKLVVQMVETFQDANKATLVAELDAVAMASDYQMPLAPVMIYASDVTHVLTEEGIAYLYLAKSPEERRAMVAAVAGITPIGLARDPVETARLRREGLVAYPEDLGINPADASRDQLAAKSISELQSWSGGLYQPPAKFRSW, encoded by the coding sequence ATGCAGGCCAATACGCAGCGAAATTGGTGCAGCCACCGCCAGGAAAAAGCCCGGCGCCTAAGCCAGGTTAACCACTTTAGCCAAGGCAAAGTGATTGCCACCGAGCAGATTGTTGACGCCTTGGAGCTGTTGCTTGAACCCGGCGACAAGGTGGTACTGGAAGGCAACAACCAAAAGCAAGCCGACTTTCTGTCCCGCTCCTTAGGCCAGGTGGACAGCAGCAAAGTCCACGACCTGCACATGGTGATGCCAAGCGTCGGCCGTCCCGAGCATTTGGATCTGTTTGAAAAAGGCGTGGCCCGCAAACTCGACTTTTCCTTTTCCGGGCCGCAAAGCCTGCGCATTGGCCAGCTGATGGAAGATGGCCTCTTGGAAGTGGGCGCCATCCACACCTACATCGAACTCTATGCCCGCCTTTATGTGGACCTTATTCCCAAGGTGGCGCTGCTGGCCGGTTTTAAGGCGGACCGCCAAGGCAATATTTACACCGGGCCTTCCACCGAAGACACCCCCGCCCTGGTGGAAGCGGCGGCCTTTAAAGACGGCATCGTTATCTTCCAGGTTAATGAAATTGTTGATGATGTTAGCGAGCTGCCGCGGGTAGATATTCCTGCCGACTGGGTCGATTTAATCGTGCTGGCCGACAAGCCCTTTTATATCGAACCGCTCTTTACCCGTGACCCACGGCTGATTACCGACGTCCATGTACTGATGGCGATGATGGCCATCAAAGGCATCTATGCTCGCCACCAGGTGCAATCGTTAAACCACGGCATTGGCTTTAACACCGCCGCCATTGAACTGTTACTACCGACCTATGGTGAACAGCTGGGCCTTAAGGGCAAAATTTGCCGCAACTGGACCCTAAACCCCCACCCTACCCTGATTCCCGCCATTGAAAGTGGCTGGGTGGAAAGCGTGCACTGCTTTGGCACCGAACTGGGGATGGAAGATTACGTTGCCGCCCGCCCCGATGTGTTTTTTACCGGCCGCGATGGTTCCTTGCGTTCCAACCGTGCCTTTTGCCAACTGGCGGGCCAATACGCAGTCGACATGTTTATCGGCGCAACATTGCAGGTGGATGGCGACGGTAACTCGTCCACCGTTACCCGTGGCCGGGTAGCCGGCTTTGGCGGCGCCCCCAATATGGGCCATGACCCAGGCGGCCGCCGCCATGCCACCCCAGCCTGGCTGGATATGCGCCCCGACCAGCACCCGCTGACCAAAGGTAAAAAGCTGGTGGTGCAGATGGTGGAAACCTTCCAGGACGCCAATAAGGCCACGCTCGTGGCCGAGCTGGATGCCGTGGCCATGGCCAGCGATTATCAAATGCCACTGGCACCGGTAATGATTTACGCCAGCGACGTTACCCATGTGCTCACCGAGGAAGGCATTGCCTACCTTTACCTGGCCAAATCCCCAGAGGAGCGGCGGGCCATGGTGGCGGCGGTGGCAGGCATTACCCCCATTGGCTTGGCAAGAGACCCGGTTGAGACCGCAAGGCTTAGGCGCGAAGGCCTGGTTGCCTACCCGGAAGATTTGGGTATTAACCCTGCCGATGCCAGCCGTGACCAGCTGGCCGCCAAAAGCATCAGTGAGCTGCAAAGCTGGTCTGGCGGCCTTTATCAGCCACCGGCCAAATTCAGGAGCTGGTAA
- a CDS encoding DPP IV N-terminal domain-containing protein yields the protein MKAKGWQGLSCLLLCLTAGQALAAKPTAADINASLDLRNNWIGLTRNIVFPADWVANSHDFLFRKTVAGGYTYIRENADTGKQQSAFDQALVAKGLSAAMHKHITALQLPIKHFNYAGDGIDFDIEYDPWHCSLKEAKCEALQWPGQPSGFGVVRDLRYPADNHLRAAPNGKLSAFVEGHNLVVVDGEGNKKALSQDGTAGNFYDPESIHWSPDSKYIVLYRVRPGYARFVTRVMSSPTDQLQPKVVKQLYPKPGDAIDIDQPVLFNVATGKETIIDNALFSNPYQLTDLRWRKDSKSFAFRYNQRGFQKARVIAVDASTGKPRAEVTETAKTFIYQDREFGHDVHGLGKEFIWLSERDGWAHLYLYNGKTGKVKNRITSGNWPVREVVKVDDDKRQIWFAASGMNKGEDPYFVHYYRINFDGSNLTDLTKVRANHHVAFSDDMKYYVDVYSRVDMPNVAELHKANGSLVRTIAKGDISKLLAAGFKYPEPFVAKGRDGKTDIYGLIVKPLNFDPKKHYPVIENIYAGPQDSFVPKDFWPFGYHSGGDKVIGMQELANLGFIVVQIDGMGTANRSKAFHDVIWKNLGDSGFPDRILWHKAAAKKFPWYDISHGVGIYGGSAGGQSTVGALEFHPEFYTVGVAFAGCYDNRMDKISWNEQWMGWPVDDSYKRSSEVVNADKLKGNVLIIFGEQDSNVDPSSSLQLVNALIHANKDFDLLEVPGGEHTAGRSTGPIRYAERRQFDFFIKHLLHDKTPAWNKK from the coding sequence GTGAAAGCGAAAGGTTGGCAGGGGTTGTCCTGTCTGTTGTTGTGCCTGACGGCAGGTCAGGCGCTGGCGGCCAAGCCCACGGCGGCTGATATTAACGCCAGTTTGGACCTGCGTAATAACTGGATTGGCCTGACCCGTAATATCGTTTTTCCCGCCGACTGGGTCGCAAACAGCCATGACTTTTTATTTCGAAAAACCGTGGCGGGCGGTTATACCTACATCCGTGAAAACGCCGATACCGGCAAGCAGCAAAGCGCCTTTGACCAAGCCTTGGTGGCAAAAGGCCTGAGCGCGGCAATGCATAAGCACATCACCGCCCTGCAACTGCCGATTAAGCATTTTAACTACGCCGGCGACGGTATCGATTTTGATATCGAATACGACCCTTGGCATTGCAGCCTGAAAGAGGCCAAGTGCGAGGCGCTGCAATGGCCAGGCCAGCCGAGCGGCTTTGGCGTGGTGCGCGACCTAAGATACCCGGCCGACAATCACCTGCGCGCTGCCCCTAACGGCAAGTTAAGCGCCTTTGTCGAAGGCCACAATCTGGTGGTGGTGGATGGCGAAGGCAACAAAAAAGCCCTTAGCCAAGATGGCACCGCCGGTAATTTTTACGACCCTGAAAGTATTCACTGGTCGCCCGATTCCAAATACATTGTGCTGTATCGGGTGCGCCCCGGTTATGCCCGCTTTGTCACCCGGGTGATGTCGTCTCCCACCGATCAGCTGCAACCGAAAGTGGTCAAACAGCTGTACCCGAAACCGGGCGACGCTATCGACATTGACCAACCGGTGCTCTTTAACGTTGCCACCGGCAAAGAAACCATTATCGACAACGCGCTCTTTAGTAACCCTTATCAGCTAACCGATCTGCGTTGGCGCAAAGACAGCAAAAGCTTTGCCTTTCGTTACAACCAGCGCGGCTTTCAAAAAGCGCGGGTGATTGCGGTTGATGCCAGCACCGGCAAGCCACGGGCCGAAGTTACCGAAACCGCCAAAACCTTTATCTACCAAGACCGCGAGTTTGGCCACGACGTGCATGGCTTGGGCAAGGAATTTATCTGGCTGTCCGAGCGTGACGGCTGGGCCCATCTCTACCTTTACAACGGCAAAACCGGCAAGGTGAAAAACCGCATCACCAGTGGCAACTGGCCGGTACGGGAAGTGGTGAAGGTTGACGACGATAAACGCCAAATCTGGTTTGCCGCCTCGGGCATGAATAAGGGCGAAGACCCTTACTTTGTGCATTACTATCGCATCAACTTTGACGGCTCAAATCTCACCGATCTCACCAAGGTGCGGGCTAACCACCATGTCGCCTTCTCGGACGACATGAAGTACTACGTCGATGTCTATTCGCGGGTAGACATGCCCAATGTGGCCGAGTTGCATAAAGCCAACGGTAGCCTGGTGCGCACCATTGCCAAGGGCGATATTTCCAAACTGCTGGCCGCCGGCTTTAAATACCCCGAACCCTTTGTGGCCAAGGGCCGCGACGGTAAAACCGATATTTACGGCCTTATCGTCAAGCCGCTAAATTTCGACCCTAAAAAGCATTACCCGGTGATTGAAAATATCTATGCCGGCCCGCAAGACAGCTTTGTGCCCAAGGACTTTTGGCCCTTTGGCTACCATAGCGGCGGCGACAAAGTCATTGGCATGCAGGAGTTGGCAAACCTTGGCTTTATCGTGGTGCAAATCGACGGTATGGGTACGGCTAACCGTTCCAAGGCCTTCCATGATGTGATTTGGAAAAACCTCGGCGACTCCGGCTTCCCTGACCGCATTCTTTGGCACAAAGCGGCGGCCAAGAAATTCCCTTGGTACGACATTTCCCATGGTGTGGGTATTTACGGCGGTTCTGCCGGTGGCCAAAGCACCGTGGGCGCTCTGGAATTCCACCCCGAGTTTTATACCGTGGGGGTTGCCTTTGCCGGTTGCTACGACAACCGCATGGACAAAATCAGCTGGAACGAGCAGTGGATGGGCTGGCCGGTTGATGACAGCTACAAGCGTTCCTCGGAAGTGGTTAACGCCGACAAGCTTAAAGGCAATGTGTTGATCATCTTCGGTGAGCAAGACAGTAACGTTGACCCGTCATCGAGCTTGCAACTGGTTAATGCCCTTATTCACGCCAATAAGGACTTTGATTTGTTGGAAGTGCCCGGTGGCGAACACACTGCGGGGCGTTCAACTGGCCCTATTCGCTATGCAGAGCGTCGCCAGTTCGACTTTTTTATCAAGCACTTACTGCATGATAAAACCCCGGCGTGGAACAAAAAGTAA
- a CDS encoding oxidoreductase, translating to MKTLLITGVSSGFGKALATEALAAGYKVIGTVRSQSALETFEAMHPSNAHGALLDVTDFARIAPLVAELESQHGAIDVLVNNAGYGHEGIFEEATLEQMRHQFDVNVWGAVAMMKALVPRFRQRRSGHIINITSMGGYITMPGISDYCASKFALEGFSDTLSKELADFNIAVTAVAPGSFRTDWAGRSMVRSERSISDYDALFDPVRQARKDKSGKQLGDPQKAASVMLSLLEHPKPPAHLLLGSDALGLVRGSIAALNQQLDDWQAVTCSTDGE from the coding sequence ATGAAAACCTTGCTAATTACCGGTGTAAGCAGTGGCTTTGGTAAAGCATTGGCCACTGAAGCGCTGGCCGCGGGCTATAAGGTCATTGGTACAGTGCGTAGCCAAAGCGCCCTGGAAACCTTTGAAGCCATGCACCCTTCCAACGCCCACGGCGCATTGCTGGATGTAACCGATTTTGCGCGTATTGCCCCGTTAGTGGCGGAGCTTGAAAGCCAACATGGCGCCATTGATGTGCTGGTCAATAACGCCGGCTACGGCCACGAAGGCATTTTTGAAGAAGCGACCTTGGAGCAGATGCGTCACCAGTTCGACGTGAATGTCTGGGGAGCGGTAGCGATGATGAAGGCACTGGTGCCCAGGTTCCGCCAGCGCCGCAGCGGGCACATCATCAACATCACCTCCATGGGCGGCTACATCACCATGCCGGGAATAAGCGACTATTGCGCCAGCAAGTTTGCCTTGGAAGGCTTTTCCGACACCTTAAGCAAGGAGCTAGCCGACTTTAATATTGCCGTAACAGCGGTAGCGCCGGGGTCCTTTCGTACCGACTGGGCGGGCCGCTCCATGGTGCGAAGCGAGCGTTCCATCAGTGACTACGATGCGCTTTTTGACCCGGTGCGCCAAGCGCGTAAAGACAAAAGCGGCAAGCAACTGGGCGACCCCCAAAAGGCGGCCAGCGTGATGCTAAGCCTGTTGGAACACCCCAAACCACCGGCTCACCTGCTACTGGGCAGCGATGCTCTTGGCCTGGTGCGTGGCAGTATTGCAGCGCTTAACCAGCAGCTTGATGACTGGCAAGCCGTTACCTGCTCAACCGACGGCGAATAA
- a CDS encoding AraC family transcriptional regulator, which produces MHNTLMLTDPLISLLANLAPIEGYNLTSLKDVRLLRSNRPLSRTPVLYDPGIVFVLQGSKRGYFGDQLYRYDSNHYLAVSVPVPFTMETDASFDEPLLAIYMHLDLPVVAELLLTMTQKGAKVSDQPTGMQSTPLNDALRQSLGRLLHALADPLQAAILGPGLVREIYFHVLSGEQGGQLRAALTQQGAFGKIAGVLRHIHERFRVPLDVAELASLAGMSQASFHSHFRAITQTSPMQYVKSIRLHQARLLMVRQQMSAMAAAVAVGYESASQFSREFKRLFGLPPTEEASRLRSAYALPPEPANALFVSSH; this is translated from the coding sequence ATGCATAATACTCTCATGCTTACTGATCCCTTAATATCGCTACTGGCGAATTTGGCCCCCATTGAGGGCTATAACCTGACATCGTTAAAAGACGTGCGGCTGCTGCGTTCCAACCGGCCTTTGAGTCGCACCCCGGTATTGTATGACCCTGGCATAGTGTTTGTGCTGCAAGGCAGTAAACGCGGTTACTTTGGTGACCAGTTATACCGCTATGACAGCAACCATTACCTGGCGGTTTCGGTGCCGGTACCTTTTACCATGGAAACCGATGCCAGCTTTGATGAGCCATTACTGGCAATTTACATGCATTTGGATTTACCAGTGGTGGCCGAGCTATTGCTGACGATGACCCAAAAGGGAGCGAAGGTAAGCGACCAACCCACCGGCATGCAGTCAACGCCATTAAATGATGCACTTCGCCAAAGCCTAGGACGCTTGTTGCACGCCCTTGCTGACCCATTGCAAGCCGCCATTTTGGGGCCGGGGCTGGTGCGGGAGATTTACTTTCATGTACTTAGCGGCGAGCAGGGCGGCCAGCTGCGGGCGGCGCTTACCCAGCAAGGGGCCTTTGGTAAAATTGCCGGTGTGCTTAGGCATATTCATGAACGCTTTCGGGTGCCGCTGGATGTGGCCGAGTTGGCCAGTCTGGCCGGTATGAGCCAGGCCAGTTTTCATAGCCACTTTCGCGCCATTACCCAAACCTCACCGATGCAATACGTTAAATCCATTCGCCTGCATCAGGCGCGGCTATTAATGGTGCGCCAGCAAATGAGCGCCATGGCGGCTGCCGTGGCGGTAGGTTATGAAAGTGCCTCGCAATTTAGCCGCGAATTTAAACGGCTTTTTGGCCTGCCACCCACCGAAGAGGCCAGCCGGTTGCGTAGTGCTTACGCCTTGCCGCCAGAACCGGCCAACGCGCTGTTTGTTTCTTCGCACTGA
- a CDS encoding S9 family peptidase: MGIKISSLGVGIALALAATGVYAKALSAADYAKAENFLSYKTKPLVDHDVRKVNWFNDHEFWYVDTSHDVDQYLKMDAKTGKSAPLFDQQKLAAALNALAKSEGKKDHKALTAAKLKISDIALPKDGHIQLTAAGMTVSCDYPGLDKCVKGELSALLAGNHKKADISELKGVVSPNGKEVAFIRDWNLWVRNIASGKERQLTKDGIKNFGYATDNAGWLHSNQAVLEWSPDSKKIATFKQDQRQVADMATVGAEIGNPKIEVWKYPMAGDKHVFMIHRVVIDVAKAKVVALKMKADFHRSTLCDDISCSHHGIWDDVKWAPDSKTLAFVSTSRGHHHEWFRIANPNTGVVRTVFSESVPTYYESGIEGVSWRYLPESHQAIWYSERSDWGNLYLYDLKTGKALHPITSGQGPVSDVKYLNRQSRTVWFTAVGREKGVNPYYRQLFKTSLDGTKATLLTPEKADHTISMSKDGSYFVDSYSTPTTPPVTVLRAASDGHVIATVAKADISRLKANGWVAPEQITVTGRDGKTTLYGLMFKPTNFDPNKKYPIIDYVYPGPQTGSVRGRSFLASRADHQALAELGFIVVAIDGMGTPWRSKSFHDTWYGDMGDNTLPDQVKAVKELGKRYPWIDMSRIGIWGHSGGGNTTADAMFRYPDFFKVGWAESGNHDNRIYEADWGEKYQGLVKNNKDGTSNYDNQSNPLLVKNLKGKLMLTYGNVDDNVPPQNTQVVIEELIKANKPFDMIAIPNARHAYGYATPYITKRRWDYFVKYLQGATPADYQLKAWPWY; this comes from the coding sequence ATGGGTATTAAAATTTCCTCCTTGGGTGTGGGTATCGCCCTGGCTCTGGCCGCAACCGGGGTCTATGCCAAAGCCCTGAGTGCCGCAGATTACGCCAAAGCTGAAAACTTCCTCAGCTATAAAACCAAGCCGTTAGTTGACCACGATGTGCGTAAGGTCAACTGGTTTAACGACCATGAGTTTTGGTATGTCGATACCAGCCATGACGTTGACCAGTACCTGAAAATGGACGCCAAAACCGGTAAAAGTGCGCCGCTTTTTGACCAGCAAAAACTGGCCGCCGCCCTCAATGCCCTGGCCAAGAGCGAGGGGAAAAAGGACCACAAAGCCTTAACCGCCGCCAAGCTTAAAATTAGTGATATTGCCCTGCCTAAAGATGGCCATATCCAACTTACCGCCGCTGGCATGACGGTAAGCTGCGACTACCCTGGCCTTGATAAATGCGTGAAAGGCGAGCTGTCGGCCCTGTTGGCGGGCAACCATAAAAAAGCCGATATCAGCGAACTTAAGGGCGTGGTTTCCCCCAACGGTAAAGAGGTTGCCTTTATTCGCGACTGGAACCTGTGGGTACGCAACATTGCCTCCGGCAAAGAGCGCCAGCTCACCAAAGACGGTATCAAGAACTTTGGTTACGCCACCGACAACGCTGGCTGGTTGCATTCAAACCAAGCGGTGCTGGAATGGTCGCCAGACTCCAAGAAAATCGCCACCTTCAAGCAAGACCAGCGCCAAGTGGCTGACATGGCCACCGTGGGCGCCGAAATTGGCAACCCCAAAATTGAGGTATGGAAATACCCCATGGCGGGCGACAAGCACGTCTTTATGATCCACCGGGTGGTGATTGACGTGGCCAAAGCGAAAGTGGTGGCGCTGAAAATGAAGGCCGATTTCCACCGCTCGACACTGTGCGACGACATCAGCTGTAGCCACCACGGTATTTGGGACGATGTGAAATGGGCGCCAGACAGTAAAACCCTGGCCTTTGTGTCTACCTCCCGTGGCCACCACCATGAATGGTTCCGTATTGCCAACCCCAATACCGGCGTGGTGCGCACCGTCTTTAGTGAATCGGTGCCTACCTATTATGAAAGTGGTATTGAAGGGGTTAGCTGGCGCTATCTGCCAGAAAGTCATCAGGCGATTTGGTACTCCGAGCGCAGCGACTGGGGCAACCTTTACTTGTACGACCTGAAAACCGGTAAAGCACTGCACCCCATTACCAGCGGCCAAGGCCCGGTATCAGACGTTAAATACCTTAACCGTCAAAGCCGCACGGTATGGTTTACGGCGGTTGGCCGCGAAAAGGGCGTTAACCCTTATTATCGCCAGCTGTTTAAAACTTCGCTGGACGGCACTAAGGCCACACTGCTGACCCCGGAAAAAGCCGACCACACCATTAGCATGTCCAAAGACGGCAGCTACTTTGTGGATAGCTATTCCACCCCAACCACGCCACCGGTCACAGTGCTGCGCGCCGCCAGCGACGGCCATGTGATTGCCACTGTTGCCAAGGCCGACATCTCCCGTTTAAAAGCCAATGGCTGGGTGGCGCCTGAGCAAATTACCGTAACCGGCCGCGACGGCAAAACCACCCTTTATGGTTTGATGTTCAAACCCACTAACTTTGACCCGAACAAAAAGTACCCGATCATTGACTACGTATACCCCGGCCCGCAAACCGGTTCGGTACGTGGCCGCAGCTTCTTGGCATCCCGCGCCGACCACCAAGCACTGGCGGAACTGGGCTTTATTGTGGTGGCCATCGACGGCATGGGTACCCCTTGGCGCTCCAAGTCCTTCCACGACACCTGGTATGGCGATATGGGCGACAACACCCTGCCGGACCAAGTCAAAGCGGTGAAAGAACTGGGTAAACGCTACCCCTGGATTGATATGAGCCGTATCGGTATCTGGGGCCACTCCGGTGGCGGTAACACCACCGCTGACGCCATGTTCCGCTACCCTGATTTCTTCAAGGTGGGCTGGGCCGAGTCGGGTAACCACGACAACCGCATTTATGAAGCGGATTGGGGTGAGAAATACCAAGGCCTGGTGAAAAACAACAAAGATGGCACCAGCAACTACGACAATCAGTCCAACCCGCTGTTGGTGAAAAACCTCAAAGGCAAATTGATGCTGACCTACGGCAATGTTGACGACAACGTGCCGCCGCAAAACACCCAAGTGGTGATTGAAGAGTTGATCAAGGCCAACAAACCCTTCGACATGATTGCCATTCCTAATGCCCGTCATGCTTACGGTTATGCCACCCCTTACATCACCAAACGCCGTTGGGACTATTTTGTGAAATACCTACAGGGCGCAACCCCTGCTGACTACCAGCTAAAAGCCTGGCCTTGGTACTAA
- a CDS encoding AraC family transcriptional regulator yields the protein MSRYQAFNLLAQHNTQLHDNLELDNGIELAAWSNHFDRITQCPDHHTLSLYVADGYESYHKNGDQWHNGGGPNRACVLPRHSESSWDIRGKLSFVHLYFTDGHLRKLTEQTWDKSPFAIDLQERIFVEDKQITALYRQFLLRHQWHDHSHKLVLSSATNLLLTHLLSRYGHFDWRLPAVRGGLAPVVAKRVTEYIEQYLAEPLLLSTLAAEAGLSEYHFARMFKQSLGQAPHQYVLGRRLARAKALLAHSNASLTDIAHGCGFSSASHFSNRFKAAEGISPSAYRQA from the coding sequence ATGTCCCGCTACCAAGCTTTTAATCTGTTGGCCCAGCACAATACCCAGCTGCATGACAACCTGGAGCTGGACAATGGTATTGAGCTTGCCGCCTGGTCTAATCATTTTGACCGCATTACCCAATGCCCCGACCACCACACCTTGAGCCTCTATGTGGCCGATGGTTACGAGAGCTACCATAAAAACGGTGATCAATGGCATAACGGTGGCGGCCCTAACCGGGCTTGCGTACTACCAAGGCACAGTGAGTCCAGTTGGGACATTCGCGGCAAGCTGAGCTTTGTGCACCTTTATTTCACCGATGGCCATTTACGCAAGCTTACCGAGCAAACCTGGGACAAAAGCCCCTTTGCCATTGATTTGCAGGAACGCATTTTTGTTGAAGATAAGCAAATAACCGCCTTGTACCGGCAGTTTTTACTGCGCCACCAGTGGCACGATCACAGCCATAAGTTGGTGTTATCGTCAGCAACCAACCTGCTTCTTACCCACCTGTTAAGCCGCTATGGTCACTTTGACTGGCGTTTGCCAGCCGTTCGCGGTGGTTTGGCACCGGTTGTTGCCAAGCGGGTGACCGAATATATCGAGCAGTACCTGGCCGAACCATTACTGCTAAGTACCCTGGCCGCCGAGGCTGGCCTTAGCGAATATCACTTTGCCCGCATGTTTAAACAAAGCCTGGGCCAAGCCCCACATCAATATGTGCTGGGCCGCCGCCTGGCGCGAGCCAAAGCTTTACTTGCCCACAGTAACGCGAGCCTGACCGACATCGCCCATGGCTGCGGGTTTAGTTCAGCCAGCCATTTTTCTAACCGCTTTAAAGCCGCCGAAGGCATCAGCCCTTCGGCCTATCGCCAGGCATAA